Within the Pseudomonas orientalis genome, the region CCGATGGGCGGGAAGGCGTTACCGCCCAGCATCTCCACCGGCACCATCCCGGCGAATGCCGACAGGTCCAGTTCCGCGGCCTGGGCGCTGCGCGAGACGTTGGCCACGCACAGGATGATTTCGCTGCGGCCGTCCTCCCCGGTGTATTCACGGGTATACGCCAGGATGCGGCGGTTGCTCGGCGACAGCATTTTCAGGCTGCCGCGACCGAACGCCCTGGACTGCTTGCGCACCGCCAGCATGCGCCGCGTCCAGTTCAGCAATGAATGCGGGTCCTGGGCCTGGGTTTCGACGTTGACCGACTGGTAGCCGTACTGCGCGTCCATGATCGGCGGCAATACCAGGCTGGCCGGGTCGGCGCGGGAAAAGCCGCCATTGCGATCGATGGACCATTGCATTGGCGTACGTACGCCATCGCGGTCGCCCAGGTAAATGTTGTCGCCCATGCCGATTTCGTCGCCGTAGTAGAGGGTCGGCGTGCCGGGCATCGACAGCAACAGGCTGTTGAGCAGTTCCACGCGGCGCCGGTCACGCTCCACCAGGGGTGCTAGGCGTCGGCGAATGCCCAGGTTGATACGCGCGCGGCGATCTGCGGCGTAGTAGTTCCACAGGTAGTCGCGCTCTTTGTCGGTGACCATTTCCAGGGTCAATTCATCGTGGTTGCGCAGGAAGATCGCCCACTGGCAATTGGCCGGAATCTCCGGGGTCTGGCGCAGGATGTCGGTGATGGGGAAACGATCTTCCTGGGCCAGCGCCATATACATGCGCGGCATCAACGGGAAGTGGAAGGCCATATGGCATTCATCGCCGTCGTCGCCCTTGCGGTCACCGAAGTAGAGTTGCGTGTCTTCCGGCCATTGGTTGGCCTCGGCCAACAACATGCGATCAGGGTAATTGGCGTCTATTTCGGCGCGGATCTGCTTGAGCACCCCGTGGGTCTCGGGCAGGTTCTCGTTGTTGGTGCCGTCACGCTCGATCAGGTAGGGAATCGCGTCGAGGCGCAGGCCGTCGATGCCCAGGTCGAGCCAGTAGCGCATCACCGACAGCACCGCCTTCATGACCTGCGGGTTGTCGAAGTTCAGGTCCGGCTGGTGCGAATAGAAACGGTGCCAGAAGTACTGGCCGGCCACCGGGTCCCAGGTCCAGTTGGACTTCTCGGTGTCGAGGAAAATGATCCGCGTGCCGTCGTATTTCTGGTCGTCATCGGACCAGACGTAGAAGTCCCGCGCCGCCGAGCCCGGTTTGGCCTTGCGTGCCCGCTGGAACCAGGGGTGCTGGTCGGAGGTGTGGTTGATCACCAGTTCGGTAATCACCCGCAGCCCGCGTTTATGGGCCTCGGCGATGAAGCGTTTGGCATCGGCCATGGTCCCGTAGTCGCTGTGCACGCCACGGTATTCGGCAATGTCGTAGCCGTCATCGCGACGCGGCGAGGGGTAGAACGGCAACAGCCAAATGGTGTTGACACCCAGGTCGGCAATGTAGTCGAGCTTGGCGATCAACCCGGGAAAGTCACCAATGCCATCGTTGTTGGAGTCGAAATAGGATTTGACGTGCACCTGATAGATCACCGCGTCCTTGTACCAGAGCGGGTCTTTGATAAAGGTGGCTGCCTTGGGTTTCTTCGCCATTGCACACTCCTGAAATGCTGCAGACGCAAATGCGATCAATGTGGGAGGGGGCTTGCCCCCGATGGCGGTGGCTCAGTTGGTTATTCGGTGACTGAGACACCGCGATCGGGGGCAAGCCCCCTCCCACACTTTGGTCTCCACTGGCCTAGGAAGCAGTGATGCGCCAGATTCCGAACGGCATCTGCGGGTCCAATCGGGTCCATTGGTTCTTGCCGTACCAGGTCCAGCGATGGCCGTTCATCAAGTCTTCACCCTGGGTCTGGGCATCGTCCGGCAGGCCCATCTCCCACAGCGGCAGCTCGAAGTGCGCTTCCTGAGCGTTGTGCGGGTCGAGGTTGACGGCCACCAGCACGAAATTGCTGCCGTCCTCGCTGCGCTTGCCGAAGTACAGGATGTTGTCGTTCCAGGCGTTGTAGAGCTTGAGCCCCAGGTGCGTCTGCAACGCCGGGTTTTGGCGGCGGATGCGGTTGAGCTGGGCGATCTCGGCAATGATGTTGCCGGGCGCGGTGAAGTCGCGGGGGCGGATCTCGTATTTCTCCGAGTCCAGGTATTCCTCCTTGCCCGGCACCGGCGCTGACTCGCACAGTTCAAACCCGGAGTACATGCCCCACAGGCCCGAGCCCATGGTGGCCAGCGCGGCGCGGATCAGAAAGCCCGCCCGGCCGCACTCATGCAGAAAGCCTGGGTTGATGTCCGGCGTATTGACGAAGAAATTCGGGCGGTAGCACTCGCGCCATGGCGACTGGTTCAACTGGGTGAAATACTCACTCAGTTCGGCCTTGGTGTTGCGCCAGGTGAAATAGGTGTAGCTCTGGGAATAACCGACCTTGCCCAGGCGCGCCATCATGGCCGGGGTGGTAAAGGCTTCGGCGAGGAAGATCACTTCCGGGTATTTGCTGCGCACGTCGCTGATCAACCATTGCCAGAACGGCAGCGGCTTGGTGTGCGGGTTGTCCACGCGAAAGGTCTTCACGCCCTCTTCCACCCAGCCCACCACGATGTCGCGCAGTTCGGTCCACAGGCCGGGGATCGCGTCCGCCGCGTAGAAATCGACGTTGACGATGTCCTGGTACTTTTTCGGTGGATTTTCCGCGTATTTGATCGTGCCGTCCGGGCGCCAGTTGAACCAGCCCGGATGCTCTTTGAGCCACGGGTGGTCCTGGGAGCACTGGATGGCGAAATCCAGGGCGATTTCCAGGCCGTGGTCGGCGGCGGCCTTGACCAGGCGGCGGAAATCCTCGCGGCTGCCCAGTTGCGGGTGAATCGCCTCGTGTCCGCCTTCCTCGCTGCCGATGGCGTAAGGGCTGCCGGGATCGTCGGGACCGGCGGTCAGGGAGTTGT harbors:
- a CDS encoding alpha-1,4-glucan--maltose-1-phosphate maltosyltransferase; translated protein: MTAETLVPEHSLLPLSQALLLPRIAIESTMPVIDGGEFAVKAVVGQQVNVTSKVFADGHDKLAVLVRWRPLGQENWHSVVMNDVGNNGWEGAFTVTTQGPHEFCIEAWIDTFASFCYELRKKHEAGVPVSLELQEGRSLVLQAAERSDNELRDRLMLLHHELSGLLETEQVAQFLHEDSAHLMTQADHRAYLSISTVYPIDVERERAQFASWYELFPRSITDDPARHGTFNDVHSRLSMIHDMGFDVLYFPPIHPIGRSHRKGKNNSLTAGPDDPGSPYAIGSEEGGHEAIHPQLGSREDFRRLVKAAADHGLEIALDFAIQCSQDHPWLKEHPGWFNWRPDGTIKYAENPPKKYQDIVNVDFYAADAIPGLWTELRDIVVGWVEEGVKTFRVDNPHTKPLPFWQWLISDVRSKYPEVIFLAEAFTTPAMMARLGKVGYSQSYTYFTWRNTKAELSEYFTQLNQSPWRECYRPNFFVNTPDINPGFLHECGRAGFLIRAALATMGSGLWGMYSGFELCESAPVPGKEEYLDSEKYEIRPRDFTAPGNIIAEIAQLNRIRRQNPALQTHLGLKLYNAWNDNILYFGKRSEDGSNFVLVAVNLDPHNAQEAHFELPLWEMGLPDDAQTQGEDLMNGHRWTWYGKNQWTRLDPQMPFGIWRITAS